The window GATTCATGCTAAAATTGACAAAGCAAACCTTGCCAACTAGGGCTGGTCCAATAATTGAATTGACATTGTTAACAGCCTGCATGACCATATCCAATGCATCAAAACAAAAGCAATTTGTCGGCAAAATTTAAAAGGCCGGTAATAAATAATTGACAACAAATTCTGACCTTAGAGACACCTTTTCCAAGGTAATCAGAACCCCCATCTCTCAGTTCAAGAGCCTCATAAATTCCTGAAGAATTTTACGGAAGGTCAATTAAAAAATCATTGGACAACtaatcaaaaaaaataatgacacaTCTTTGATCTCAATTATAGCAACTATATCAAGAAAATCAATTAATCATTGGTGTTGATGCTCCCGGGTACGTTATTTTACTGTCAacgataataaaatataatacacACCATATCTGCAATAGAATGTTGAATGTGAGACCCTTAAAGATGTGTGCACCAAAAATACACTTCACCCATTGTTACTAAAAGCTCAAGGTGCAGCAAGGTGCACGGAGATAGCAGACCTTAGGTGCAAGGCCCGCCGTGTAGCAGACACGTCATTAAGCGAGATCAGAGATGTAATATGATAGAATCTAAATATTGACAAAATAAATACCACATAAACCAAATACATTTGAAACTTTAAGGCACTATAACAAATCAAGGAATATGAAGATCGGATTCATTGAATCCGCATCATGCAAACGAATATAATCACGAACGATTAATCGCTAATATAGTAGAAATGAAAGACATTAATGCATGCAAGTATATCTTACCAGTGGATGCACCACTGGGGACAGCGGCTCTAGAATAAATTCCATTCGACAGATGAATATCAACCTGCAGTCGCACGAACCCACTAAACATCGTTATTACACAAAAATCTGCAATTCTTAAATAAATCAACGATTTCTTCACATTAATTCGACAACATAAACTAcagataattaataaatatgcaAGTCTATACATCTCAAATGGAgctttcagaaaataaaaataacaaatctCATGAAACCCACTGGACAAAAGCTCGGAAATGATCGATAAAGATAGGCTATGAGATTTGGGTGGGGAGAAGGACGAACCTCGACCGTAGGATTGCCACGGCTGTCGAAGATCTGACGGGCCTTAACGCTCTTGATAGTCGCCATTAGAGAGAGATTGGATCTAGGTTGAATGCTTTTAATTGGAAGTGAAGACCGAAGAAGGTCTGGGGAAATTAGGACACGTATTTATAGAAGAGATTAGGCTTAATCACAGCCGTTGGTTCGATCTTGATTAAAGTTGCTGTGCTGTTTAACCTGAAACTGTTGATTCTACGTACTTCAGAGTGCACCCCCTGTCCCAATCCGAACCCGGCCACTGTCATATTCATTATTGTTCTTatcattattataatattccaTATTTTGGCACaattaaatatgttaaaataattattatgaatCATGGACAATTCTTATTATTAAAAAGTGTTGTCTGATATGGATCAATCtcatctatatttttttataaaaaataatatttttaatataaaaattaatatttttttttttgatttggGTCGGATCGGAGATCTATCACACAAAATTGAATCTTGAAACAATTCCACAGAAGTTTTTGTGTTATTAAAAATACCAACAAAAATACTTCGTTATGACGGTGGAGTTTTGTAATAGATGTcggtgaaaaataaatttttatatccAAGTGTATAGATATGATTATCAATCTGACCAGACTGATTCCTGCCTAACTGTGAATTCAAATGAgaattttctctcaaaattgTAAATGATAGGTATTCATTTAGTGTCAAGGCCGAGATCCAAAGACGCTGATGATTTTGGGTTCCAATCTCACAATCTGAGTGAGATGTTCAATTAGTTATGTTATGTTTAGATAAATTATTACATAGTATCGAAAAAATCATCTTCAAAACCAAAATGGTAACCTGGAACTCAGATTCTCGATTATCATTCGTAAAAATGAAAAACTAGAATCAGGGGCATATTCGTGATTTAAAGTTTGGGGAGGTCGCATACTAAGTGACGACAGTGTGTGACGTTGTCGGAGCTACCAATTTCTAATGAGGCTCACCAATTTTGCTTTTCAGACTTGTGATATGTGTGTTAATTTCCAAAGAGTTTTTATTTAGACATGATAAATaacgaaagaaaaaaattgagaacTAGAAGACATGTTCCTTGAGTTAAGTGTGAAAAATGGAAGGATCTCACGTCTATATGTAAACATACAGAAAAAAGTTTTCTTTATATAgcaatatgattttaaaaaatttggggAGTTACGAAccttaatttcatttttttcgttctttttttttgttgttttacaccatatttttaaaatttattgtgaaGTCCAAAAATTAtctgttaaataattttttaaaaaaattcaacacgaaaaaagagtgaatttttttaaaaaagttaagtTTTGATTGCATCGAAGATGTTCACAttgtatataataataattttttaaaaaaattcacggCCCCCAAGTTACATGTAAATCCGCGTCAGACTGGGATACAAAGGAACTGTCTTATTACAACTTAGTTTTGAGAATTATTCCACTAATATGAATATTATATTAAGTTGAAGGaggtttaaatatttattttccaaaaaatcCAACTCACAGCGGCCACCAAACAAGGAAATATCCCAGGAATATTCTACTAATATGTTTGTTTGTTGGTGTTTTTGAAGGAAGAGggataataagtttttttttttgttaattagatATAATGGGGTAGAAAATTTCTGGTCCGAGCTATTTAAGAGTGTTTGAGAGAGTTTctaagaaataaattttatcttctaGTCGGCGGTAAGTATTTTGGGTGTATGTGAATATCATATTCTGACTCAACTTCTATGATTTTTAACCAAAAGCTATAAGCAAATTTGAAATGTTTTTCTACTTTTGATTTTTTGTTAAtagtttaaaattataatttgacatttgtattcttaaaatatttatcatattatataattgttctcaatttttataaatattttttcgagattttttaaaatgttaaatttatttataaatgagtttttaagatttttgaatgtaaatcataaaattccaataatactattaaaaacattaatttttaaaaaatatatgatgcttttttttatataattttcatttctataattattattattttttacatattttgtgTATTTATACAAACgttttcattgtttttttttaaattttatcaatcttatataaattttaaagcaTTCAtgccataaaaaaataattttgatagaaaatattcaaaatgtaaaataaattgTCGATGGTGTGATtaccaaaatttaaataattaaaaaaatataaatgttttcTAAGTTAAAGATATTGTTGTCATTTTAATAGAAATTAAGTTTGAAAAGCACTCAAACTTTAGtttgtattaattttatatttttattttaaaacactCCATACTTTTACTTATCGCTCACTTCAAATTAATCtctaaatcattttaaaataacaaattcTCTCACAAACATACTCTAATTATATCCCCGCAATATACAGATTTGAGTCCGATATCTCATGAGTCTTGGACTTAAATAAGTGagtaaaaagtaaaattttcaagtatatttaacataataataatattttaaaagtgaataaataaataaaaagaaacggTCACATGAAAGAAACATCATGAACCATGAGTGTGTCCCATTCGATTCACATGCTAAGGTTGTTGAGCAGTCGTGATTCGTGAAAAAAAAAGGCAGGCCGAAAGGTAATTCAATATTCCGGTCCGAGGGCATGTATTCCGCGAAGATAGATGGGTGTTACTCGAGAAATTTGGATAACTTTGAAAATTAAGAGAATATGGTGGTGAGTATGAAAAATATTGCAAATCATGTGGGGTGTTGTGTAAGAAATGGAAATAAAAGATGTAGATTCGGACCAACTTGAGATTTTTCTCAACTCGAATCAAACATTGCCAATTCCTTATTTATGACATGATTGTATAGTTTATGTtcaactttataaaaatcaaacaTTGACACATCAAAACCCAAATAAAAAAGTCCAGAGGAACCAACGAATCGGGTGTAATTTGAGTGTTTTTGAAGtcggttttaaaaatataagatttgcaTATGAAATTATCAAactcaaaataaacttttttGAGCAGATTCATACCCAAATCACGTTGTTCAATAATTTACGAGCACTCTTAAGCTTTATTATTTTAGCATggttatatattaaataaatatatttagaatgttttgagattttattttatagcgAGCTTTCAAAAATGCTAATATGTGTCAAGCTGAGCACAGTTATTCGATCTCTAATTTGAATTAAATCTGAGCTACAAATATTTAATTGTTCATTATTCAAATCAAGCTCgaattcaaaccttattttgtcTCCATATTCGATTGAATTTGACGTAATTACATCCCAAAGTGAGCTCATGAACCCATGAGCTCACGGGCCGATCAATAACCACTTGGCTCATCCACTCCTCCGTTGTATTCACATCTTcattctttcaaatttaaacAATATTTGTCCAAACAAAACCCAAATTTTTATAATTCTTCCCCGATAAAAGTAGAGATGGACAATATCATACAATTAAAATGACAATTTCTAGTCAGAATTCGAAATTCCCatatgattaaataattaatcaactcaTGGTTTTACTCTGACGGTGTACCAAGTAGAGAAACTAAACACAACCAAAATAGCGAAACCGTAATCAGCGCATGGAATAATTTGGGTATCATAGACCACAAAACGCTAGTCACCTCAAACCACAAATTATCCGGAGTCTCGAGAAAAAGAggaaaaaccaaaatttgagaTTCTCCAGAAGGCCACTTTATTTATGCCGCAGATCACATAAGTTTGactataaactcaataatttcatttgttaacaatgaaaccataaattaaatattaaattcatatattatttatttgtacattagttaaaaataatataatgaatttcaaatacttcGATTAATGGATGATCTTGAAATACATcgtaattaacatgaaatattatataaaaaatgatcTTGAAATCCATCTTAATTAAATGaaacattatataaaaatacaagacagatttgaaaattataatcttAACTTctctaaaacaacaaaaatatatgtgagatccatgaattcaaaattcattaATCCAAATAAAACCTTAGGTCATGCTAAGAATATTCCCATTATATCCAACAATCGTGGTCTCATGACCGAACCACAAAATCTGAGCATCCCACATCCATCAAGGACTCAAGGAGAGTGCTTCTTAGCTATaacaaactgatttcaagacCAGGAATCAACTAATGAAGCCTGTATCTACACTTGAACTCTAAACCAACAATATCAGGTTCAAAATTTTACTAGTAACTCCTCAAATTCCATTAGTCCCAACCAATTTAGAAGAATCACTCAcatatttcatgaaataaagCAATTGGACAACACCTTTAAGAACACACTCAAGACCACAATATATGGTCATGTGTGCCAATTACACTCAGGTCGTTCAAGCATCAGCttaaatacatatacatacgaGATAAACCAGTATGTCAAATTTTGGATATTAGAGAACACTATGAATACAGAATTTGCTGTATATAGTTTTCCAACACGTCCTTCGAAAAGCAGTATGTCAAATTTTGGATACTCCATAGCACTGGCTTCTAGACACAACAAACTTCATTCAACAGAAAACATTTTCAAAGAAAGTCAATTCTACATATAAGAGTGGATTTGAATAGACAAGCAATAGCTCATATGCACCTATATTCACGCATATTCGTTGTCCTACAGGCTTTTCTTGGTTCAATGATAGAAACAAGAACCGATCAATCCAAGCATATGGATTAAAATAGTAGAAGACAAACAAGCAACGAATTAAACCATTAAAAATCATGCGCAACAAGAAGCCTTAGCATTGCATCATGATCCATGATAACAGTTCTCCAGATGATAATTTCCCAATTTATTAAACTAAGAAAGTAAGATGTCACTTCATCATCAAAACTCAAAAGAACTGGAATGAAAAACGAGCACTCAATCTCAGAAGTTGAACCGAAACCAAAAAATTAAAGAGCCTTGAGCATATCCTCTGCACTGCTCACATTGAAAGCACCACCCTCCTCCAGATTCAAGATTTTCACAACCCCATCTTCCAAATAGATAGCATACCTCCTCGACCTCACACCCAGCCCCACTGGCTTATCACTCAAATCCAGTTCACAACCAATTGCCTTCGTAAAATCCCCATTTCCGTCGCTCAGTAACAGCACTTCATCACCCACTTGCAAATTCTCCTTCCACGCCTTCATCACAAATGCATCGTTGACCGAAATGCAAGCAATAGTGTCCACACCTTTCGCCTTAAACTCGGCAGCTTTTTCCACAAATCCAGGAAGATGTTTCTGCGAGCAAGTCGGAGTGAAAGCCCCCGGAACGGCGATGAGTATAGTTTTCTTTTTGGCGGTGAGGTCAGAAATGGAGATGGTTTGGAGCTCGTCGGACGAGTCGAAGTAGGAGAGTGTGGCGTCCGGAAGCTTGTCACCGACGGAGATCGTGGCGGAGATCTTAGGAGCAGTGGAGAATCTCAAGTATCGAGGGCGGGTGCGGCGGTGGAGGTGGACGGGCAGAGCGGCGAAAGATGAGGAAAAGAGGGAGGTAGGAGTCTTGAACTGGGAGAAGGCGCAAAGGGGTTGTTTGAACTTGGAAGAGGATGGAGTGAAGAGCTTTGCGATGGCGATTGAAGCTGTCGTCGCGGTGGAGGCTGCCATTTGCTGCGGTTTTCCGAAGGAGAAAATGTTTTGGGTTCGGAAAATGTGGGGTGGTTGGCTTCGACGGATGGATTTTGAGATTTCGGCGGACGTAACAATGAAGTAAATTCGTATTTTGACCCTCTGAGTTTGGTTTTCTCCAAATTACAcacaaaaatttgaataacctatttggatttaaaatttttgttaattttaatttagtattttaaaacaattattataaAGACGcctttgattaaatatttgagAAACGGAATTTGtaacatatttttaattttttttatattagctTTACGCATGTGTCAATTATTTCCTtgttacatttcaaaaaataaaagggAAGTCTTTCCATATCATTTTTAGTAAACCAAAATAAGAATTTAACAAACTGTATTTGATTATTTTCATCCATTAAATTAGAAacgtaaaatcaaaataaatacgataaatcaaataatcaaatcCCTTTCACTGTAATTTGATTGCACTCATTCTCCAAACTCTGTTTTTCCTTAGCTTACTTTGAGACTG of the Primulina huaijiensis isolate GDHJ02 chromosome 1, ASM1229523v2, whole genome shotgun sequence genome contains:
- the LOC140985848 gene encoding peroxiredoxin-2E-1, chloroplastic produces the protein MAASTATTASIAIAKLFTPSSSKFKQPLCAFSQFKTPTSLFSSSFAALPVHLHRRTRPRYLRFSTAPKISATISVGDKLPDATLSYFDSSDELQTISISDLTAKKKTILIAVPGAFTPTCSQKHLPGFVEKAAEFKAKGVDTIACISVNDAFVMKAWKENLQVGDEVLLLSDGNGDFTKAIGCELDLSDKPVGLGVRSRRYAIYLEDGVVKILNLEEGGAFNVSSAEDMLKAL